The Populus nigra chromosome 19, ddPopNigr1.1, whole genome shotgun sequence genome includes a window with the following:
- the LOC133679270 gene encoding transcription factor bHLH89-like, with amino-acid sequence MIKQLRQQIKPSMEELPGLELGMTSCTDLIKEQQGTTSLISFAFELQRRGQLNDNYKTLRNLIKNPSTKEDRATVIRDVIKYIIQLIRTVYELKQLVEKTRGKKLDTIGEVDVFTKPVVRESQYSHSYNDVGIGPSFSKKHCWVQRKSKDTEIGVRIIGDEVTIKVLRRRKKNDYCLLFVSRVLDELHMDLHFVSSCYIGYETYYFQFKTKINGGSSSANAHTIAGKLIEVLDISCSK; translated from the exons ATGATTAAGCAGCTGCGACAACAGATCAAGCCCTCCATGGAAGAACTACCTGGTCTCGAACTTGGAATGACATCATGTACTGATTTGATAAAAGAGCAGCAAGGCACTACTTCGCTCATCTCCTTTGCTTTTGAGCTCCAAAGAAGAGGGCAGTTGAATGATAACTACAAAACCTTGaggaatttgattaaaaatcctTCCACCAAG GAGGACAGAGCAACTGTGATTAGAGATGTTATTAAGTATATCATACAACTTATCCGAACAGTTTATGAACTCAAACAACTAGTGGAGAAAACGAGAGGTAAGAAATTAGATACCATAGGAGAGGTAGACGTTTTTACGAAGCCTGTTGTTCGTGAATCACAATATAGCCATTCCTATAATGATGTTGGTATTGGACCATCATTTTCGAAGAAGCATTGCTGGGTTCAGAGGAAATCTAAGGATACAGAGATAGGTGTGCGCATTATTGGTGATGAAGTTACCATCAAAGTCCTTCGCCGAAGGAAGAAGAACGATTATTGCTTGCTGTTTGTGTCCAGGGTTCTTGATGAGCTTCATATGGATCTCCATTTTGTTTCCAGTTGCTATATTGGCTACGAAAcctattattttcagtttaaaacCAAG ATTAATGGAGGATCTTCGAGTGCTAATGCGCATACCATAGCCGGCAAGTTGATTGAGGTTCTGGACATCAGTTGTTCTAAATAG
- the LOC133680017 gene encoding citrate synthase, mitochondrial-like, with translation MQVKSPWPNVDAHGVVLLNYYGLTEARYYTVLFGVSRSIGICSQLIWERALGLPLERPKTVTMGWLENHCKKAASS, from the exons ATGCAGGTTAAAAGCCCATGGCCGAATGTTGATGCTCATGGTGTGGTGTTGCTGAACTACTATGGTTTAACTGAAGCTAG GTACTACACAGTACTATTCGGTGTATCAAGGAGTATCGGCATTTGTTCTCAG CTGATATGGGAGCGAGCTCTTGGATTGCCACTAGAGAGGCCGAAAACTGTTACAATGGGCTGGCTTGAGAATCACTGCAAGAAAGCAGCTTCATCCTGA